Proteins encoded by one window of Candidatus Hydrogenedentota bacterium:
- a CDS encoding alpha/beta hydrolase — translation MKRWLIRLTVAFVLLLLLTVGGACALFTFLDIPREAPGVPRDAVSIDDTHTVSYLHAGDPAAPRIVYVHGSPGRATDWARYVVDPIAGFESLAIDRFGFGQSTPKGPEPSLREQARAIEPFLVERNGKWPILVGHSLGGTIICQAAIDYPDRVGGLVILAGALAPQLETVHWYQRAADFAFMPSLLPRDLTTSNRELMPLKAELSALSERLGEITCPVAIIHGKKDMLVPVANADFMREHFAREIVHEFSVLPDQNHFLPWTVESKVRESIRSLAARK, via the coding sequence ATGAAGCGATGGCTCATTCGCCTTACCGTAGCCTTCGTCCTTCTCTTGCTGTTGACCGTAGGCGGCGCATGTGCCTTGTTCACCTTCCTTGATATTCCGCGGGAAGCGCCCGGCGTCCCGCGTGACGCGGTTTCCATTGATGACACCCATACCGTGAGTTACCTGCACGCCGGCGATCCGGCGGCGCCGCGCATTGTTTACGTGCACGGTTCCCCAGGACGCGCGACGGACTGGGCGCGCTACGTGGTAGACCCAATCGCCGGATTCGAGTCCCTTGCGATCGATCGCTTTGGATTCGGCCAATCGACTCCCAAGGGCCCCGAGCCATCGCTGCGGGAACAGGCCCGCGCCATCGAACCGTTTCTCGTCGAGCGAAATGGGAAATGGCCGATCCTCGTCGGCCATTCGTTGGGGGGCACGATTATTTGTCAGGCCGCCATCGATTACCCGGATAGGGTCGGCGGCCTTGTCATTCTTGCGGGCGCGCTCGCGCCGCAGTTGGAGACGGTTCACTGGTATCAGCGCGCCGCCGATTTTGCATTCATGCCTTCGTTGCTCCCGCGCGACCTCACAACGAGCAATCGCGAACTCATGCCGCTGAAAGCCGAACTGAGCGCACTATCGGAGCGCCTGGGCGAAATTACATGCCCCGTAGCAATCATCCACGGGAAGAAGGACATGCTCGTGCCCGTGGCGAACGCGGACTTCATGCGCGAGCATTTCGCCCGAGAAATAGTTCATGAGTTCTCAGTCTTGCCGGACCAGAACCATTTCCTGCCTTGGACCGTTGAGTCCAAGGTGCGCGAATCGATTCGCAGTC
- a CDS encoding 1-acyl-sn-glycerol-3-phosphate acyltransferase, whose amino-acid sequence MDSRIEHAPAANSARARSSALRAAWRVSLLFVGSVVFLLVWIVVKSTARSKEHLYERAARWTGHWARYCRWAAGFRVTVSGARPPAGALIAPNHLGYADVLAIGSVLPCFFVAKVDVESWPFIGMLFTISHNIGVPRARVKALVEATTQIADRLRAKQSVCVFLEGTSSGGNRLLPFYPPLVQPAIDANAPVCPTAIRWIPGDPAIDICEDIAYWREEHTFGPHAWRLLGFSGIRAEIAFGTPIASEGHTRKSLAAAVQESVAELLGISESPLLATSP is encoded by the coding sequence ATGGATTCGCGCATCGAACACGCGCCTGCCGCAAACAGCGCGCGGGCGCGTTCCAGCGCATTGCGCGCCGCGTGGCGCGTCAGTCTGCTCTTCGTGGGAAGCGTCGTCTTCCTGCTCGTTTGGATTGTCGTGAAGAGCACCGCGCGCTCGAAAGAACATCTCTACGAGCGTGCCGCACGCTGGACTGGGCACTGGGCGCGGTACTGTCGTTGGGCGGCAGGCTTCCGAGTGACCGTATCGGGCGCGCGCCCACCCGCCGGCGCGCTCATCGCGCCGAACCACCTCGGTTACGCGGACGTGCTGGCGATCGGATCGGTGCTGCCGTGTTTCTTCGTCGCCAAGGTCGATGTCGAATCGTGGCCGTTTATCGGCATGCTGTTCACCATTTCGCACAACATCGGCGTGCCGCGCGCGCGCGTGAAGGCTTTGGTCGAGGCGACTACGCAGATCGCGGACCGGTTGCGCGCGAAGCAGTCGGTTTGCGTGTTTCTCGAAGGCACGTCGAGCGGGGGCAATCGGCTCCTGCCGTTTTATCCGCCGCTGGTACAGCCCGCGATCGATGCGAACGCGCCCGTGTGTCCCACGGCGATCCGATGGATACCGGGCGACCCGGCGATCGACATTTGTGAAGATATCGCGTATTGGCGCGAGGAACACACCTTCGGCCCGCACGCGTGGCGGCTCCTCGGATTCAGCGGCATCCGCGCTGAAATCGCATTTGGAACGCCCATCGCAAGCGAAGGACACACCCGCAAATCGCTCGCGGCGGCTGTGCAAGAATCCGTCGCGGAGTTGTTGGGCATATCCGAGTCGCCGCTGCTCGCCACGTCCCCATGA
- a CDS encoding GNAT family N-acetyltransferase has protein sequence MTHDESGVVLSAVHLDAPRAPLRIEASGVSADFRARWNSTDLLALSGAKKGNYVSGLACSDRCLDEVLRLRYEVFNVELGEGLAHSAVTGLDRDEFDDQMTHIVLFDTAGQRVVGTYRVQTVMHALAHAGIYSAQLFEFAGLDRYYPRMIEVGRACLAQDHRNLAAIMTLWTGLGEFMNLFDQQFLFGCCSLTTQNPDDGWRAMKTIRQRKFLHREILLRTRPSHSCGDAAREHDPELGPAIPLPKLFRTYMHMGAKVISGPAIDRDFGTVDFLVFMDGKGVSLSSLDILR, from the coding sequence ATGACGCATGACGAAAGCGGTGTCGTGCTATCCGCAGTGCATTTGGACGCCCCCCGCGCGCCGCTGCGCATAGAAGCGTCCGGCGTTTCAGCGGACTTTCGGGCCCGATGGAACTCGACCGATCTACTCGCCTTGTCCGGCGCGAAAAAGGGGAACTACGTTTCAGGACTTGCGTGCTCGGACCGCTGCCTGGACGAAGTGCTTCGCCTGCGATACGAGGTATTCAACGTTGAACTCGGCGAAGGCCTCGCCCATTCGGCGGTGACCGGCCTCGACCGCGACGAATTCGACGATCAGATGACGCATATCGTGCTGTTCGACACGGCGGGTCAGCGCGTCGTCGGCACCTACCGCGTGCAGACCGTGATGCACGCGCTGGCCCACGCGGGCATCTATTCCGCCCAACTCTTCGAGTTCGCCGGCCTCGATCGTTACTATCCGCGCATGATCGAAGTCGGCCGAGCGTGCCTCGCGCAGGACCATCGAAACCTCGCCGCGATCATGACGTTGTGGACGGGCCTCGGAGAGTTCATGAACCTGTTCGACCAACAATTCCTGTTCGGATGTTGTTCGCTCACGACGCAGAATCCCGATGACGGGTGGCGCGCAATGAAGACGATCCGCCAACGGAAATTCCTGCACCGGGAGATTTTACTCCGTACGCGTCCCTCTCACTCCTGCGGCGACGCCGCGCGCGAGCACGACCCCGAGCTCGGTCCGGCCATTCCGCTGCCCAAATTGTTCCGCACGTACATGCATATGGGCGCGAAGGTCATCTCCGGTCCCGCCATCGATCGCGATTTCGGGACGGTCGATTTCCTCGTGTTCATGGACGGCAAAGGCGTTTCGCTGTCGTCCCTGGATATCCTCCGTTAA
- a CDS encoding VTT domain-containing protein has protein sequence MADYFANALDQLAASPILQGMVAALATFILEDPTTITCGALVAEGHMLFTTALVGLTLGIAAGDFGLYAIGRLVGPSTVAWGLLSQERLDRVKRWFDRNLILAVVLSRFMPGTRLPTYVGAGIFQASPIRFLGAAIAASLLWTLALLAVTVKLGQTILPMLGAYRWPVVVIIVALLVFAQRRASKHLSADDAPAQPVVSFFEFWPPYIFYFPVGLYYAWLALRFRGTTLPTAANPSIYSGGLIRESKSQILSLVPESQRMWIQPFCMFTRPSADIPIETVLREALDVMRSAGIDFPIVAKPDKGQRGAGVQRLRTEDDLRAYLESFPPNLEIVFQQLADLPCEAGVMYYRYPGSNRAAILSITLKEFPTVVGDGAHTLRELILADPRARIVRRVYFNRHGAQLDRVLPPGERFPLVFAGNHAQGTVFKDGTHLATPALLARLHGVASSMPGFYFGRFDIRFTELDAFLNGDDVHIVEINGAGAESTHIWDATMTLRGAYGALFRQWRILFEIGAANRRCGVKPLNPFRLLGDCIWYRESSRRYPLAH, from the coding sequence ATGGCTGACTACTTCGCGAATGCGCTCGATCAACTCGCAGCCAGCCCGATCCTGCAGGGCATGGTGGCCGCGCTGGCGACGTTTATACTCGAAGACCCCACAACTATTACCTGCGGCGCGCTGGTGGCAGAGGGCCACATGCTGTTCACCACCGCACTGGTGGGCTTGACGCTCGGCATTGCCGCGGGCGATTTTGGACTGTACGCCATCGGACGTCTCGTAGGCCCGAGCACCGTCGCGTGGGGATTGTTGTCCCAGGAGCGGCTTGATCGCGTGAAGCGCTGGTTCGACCGCAACCTGATACTGGCGGTTGTGCTATCTCGGTTCATGCCGGGTACCCGCCTGCCCACCTACGTCGGCGCGGGAATCTTTCAAGCGTCACCCATCCGGTTCCTCGGCGCGGCAATCGCCGCGTCGCTCTTGTGGACGCTTGCGTTGCTCGCGGTTACCGTCAAGCTCGGACAAACCATATTGCCTATGCTTGGCGCGTACCGATGGCCGGTGGTCGTTATCATTGTGGCGCTTCTCGTTTTCGCGCAGCGGCGCGCCTCGAAGCACCTGTCCGCGGACGACGCTCCCGCGCAACCGGTGGTTTCTTTTTTCGAATTCTGGCCTCCCTACATCTTCTATTTCCCGGTTGGGCTCTATTACGCGTGGCTCGCACTCCGGTTTAGGGGAACGACGCTGCCGACCGCCGCCAATCCGTCAATCTATTCCGGCGGACTTATACGCGAATCGAAGTCGCAAATCCTCTCGCTTGTGCCGGAATCGCAACGGATGTGGATTCAGCCGTTCTGCATGTTCACGCGCCCTTCCGCCGATATCCCGATCGAAACCGTGCTGCGCGAGGCGCTCGATGTGATGCGTAGCGCCGGTATAGATTTCCCAATCGTCGCGAAGCCTGATAAGGGCCAGCGCGGTGCGGGCGTGCAACGGTTGCGGACCGAAGACGATCTCCGCGCCTACTTGGAATCCTTTCCGCCAAATCTGGAAATCGTGTTCCAACAACTCGCCGACCTTCCGTGCGAAGCGGGGGTGATGTACTACCGTTACCCCGGCAGTAACCGCGCGGCGATCCTGTCAATCACGCTGAAAGAATTTCCGACAGTCGTGGGCGACGGCGCGCATACGTTGCGCGAACTCATCCTCGCCGATCCGCGTGCGCGCATCGTCCGGCGCGTCTATTTCAATCGCCACGGCGCGCAACTCGATCGCGTCCTGCCCCCGGGCGAACGTTTTCCGCTGGTGTTCGCGGGCAACCACGCGCAAGGCACGGTTTTCAAAGACGGCACACACCTGGCAACGCCGGCGTTGCTCGCTCGATTGCACGGCGTCGCGTCGTCAATGCCCGGCTTCTACTTCGGCAGGTTCGATATCCGCTTTACCGAACTCGATGCCTTCCTGAATGGAGATGACGTTCATATCGTCGAAATCAACGGCGCGGGCGCGGAGTCCACCCACATTTGGGACGCCACGATGACCCTCCGCGGCGCGTACGGCGCCCTGTTCCGGCAGTGGCGCATTTTGTTCGAGATTGGCGCGGCGAACCGCAGGTGCGGCGTGAAGCCGCTCAACCCGTTTCGGCTGCTCGGCGACTGCATCTGGTACCGCGAATCGTCGCGCCGGTATCCGCTGGCGCACTGA
- a CDS encoding NRDE family protein: MCTVTVHRTCDRLLVTMNRDERRDRAPENSPVLHHGDISWLAPSDSERGGTWIAVNELGVVTCIMNGYVSGESPAPPASSNVPTRGAIIPRLIERGGLQDIRNALVREFDPAPYPSFTLILAHHGAVESFDWRGNGMLADRTHDDVWSAFSSSSWKTDEVIAWRMRAFDLWRADGCKMTNDLPSLHLQHPDGMREWSPLMDREHTCTRSITQVEIARGRDKAVMRYWRRDALDAGRAPFVTTLPLHLEQSLTHHG, translated from the coding sequence GTGTGTACGGTAACTGTCCATCGCACCTGCGATCGCCTTCTCGTCACCATGAATCGCGACGAACGCCGCGACCGTGCGCCGGAGAATTCCCCGGTGTTGCATCACGGTGACATCTCCTGGCTCGCCCCATCCGACTCCGAGCGCGGCGGCACGTGGATTGCCGTGAACGAACTCGGGGTCGTGACATGCATCATGAACGGGTACGTCTCCGGAGAGAGTCCAGCCCCGCCCGCGTCCAGCAACGTACCGACCCGTGGCGCAATCATTCCCCGGTTGATAGAACGCGGAGGATTGCAGGACATACGGAACGCGCTCGTGCGCGAATTCGACCCCGCGCCGTATCCCTCCTTTACGCTAATCCTCGCACACCACGGCGCGGTCGAATCCTTCGACTGGAGGGGAAACGGCATGCTTGCAGACAGGACGCACGACGACGTTTGGTCTGCGTTTTCGTCGTCATCGTGGAAAACCGACGAGGTCATCGCCTGGCGCATGCGCGCCTTCGACCTATGGCGCGCGGACGGATGTAAGATGACGAATGACTTGCCGTCTCTGCACCTGCAACACCCCGACGGCATGCGCGAATGGTCCCCGCTCATGGATCGCGAGCACACGTGCACCCGCAGCATTACGCAGGTCGAAATCGCACGGGGCCGTGACAAAGCGGTCATGCGCTACTGGCGCCGCGATGCGCTCGATGCGGGTCGCGCGCCTTTCGTCACGACTCTGCCGCTGCACCTTGAGCAATCGTTGACGCACCATGGCTGA
- a CDS encoding DinB family protein: MQQSLTAAPAIDGCLVACVRTLDAVDQYEKAGGPYSAVGPHLRHCLDHVMCFLRGLRSGVIEYDARDRDVRVETDADYYREIVRHAMDQLAAISPATLANAITVCQISAPGAPLVTVGSTVERELLFLSGHTIHHLAIVTQIAKERGIAISPELSVAFSTAAHREALESESPTN, encoded by the coding sequence ATGCAACAATCCCTTACTGCAGCACCCGCCATCGATGGTTGTTTGGTCGCGTGCGTGCGGACCCTGGACGCCGTAGATCAATACGAGAAAGCCGGCGGCCCCTATTCCGCCGTCGGACCGCACCTGCGGCACTGCCTCGATCACGTGATGTGCTTTTTGCGCGGACTTCGTTCCGGCGTCATTGAATACGACGCGCGCGATCGCGACGTGCGCGTGGAAACGGACGCCGACTACTATCGCGAAATTGTACGGCACGCGATGGACCAGCTCGCGGCGATTTCGCCCGCCACGCTCGCGAATGCCATCACGGTGTGCCAGATTTCCGCGCCGGGGGCGCCGCTCGTGACCGTCGGCAGCACCGTCGAGCGCGAGCTGCTGTTCTTGTCCGGACACACCATCCACCATCTTGCCATTGTCACCCAAATCGCCAAAGAACGCGGTATCGCGATTTCGCCGGAGTTGTCCGTCGCATTTTCGACCGCGGCGCATCGCGAAGCCCTCGAGTCCGAATCGCCCACGAACTGA
- a CDS encoding ferric reductase-like transmembrane domain-containing protein, with the protein MSVKYKGVGWNRQKRIYDATLASLVSASIVLFIVVSIVKNPGSTAETLMIRSTSWTAILLLHVILCIGPLARLDARFLPLLYNRRHLGVTMFFLAFVHAALAIFQFHALGKANPVVSVFTAYRADYDPFNGPAGSLAQFPFEPFGALALVILFLMAATSHDFWLRNLGASFWKLMHLLVYVAYGSLLVHVAYGVLQSERSPIYIGAAALGAVVVLTLHLLAYRKEAKTDRAKSAAEHDGYRFAYRAESIAEGRGKVVRVGGERIALFRHHDRIFAMSNVCRHQGGPVGEGRIIDGCVTCPWHGWQYKPEDGCSPPPFAEIIPTYNVRVIDGGAYVHPNPNPTKTVCDGAAANGASPPAESSDFYIGYIKKAPAGPARFARGTVAAIAFIVPVATVLIAAAQSSVDRGRYEFGVARTFEGTLIEHPLPLLRIASATNDARSFPLAGSGKSGLPDFARGLDGKRVRFEGSLIVRDGLAMIEMNDPDSFKVLGESGSPVNTSRAAELGRVRLTGELVDTKCYFGVMRPATGKVHRACAVRCLDGGVPPGLLLRLEDGSSRVVLLAGLQGQSLDFDSQWAALTVTAEGPLELHDGVPVLRTRALELKKQGASSAPRE; encoded by the coding sequence ATGTCGGTGAAGTACAAGGGCGTCGGCTGGAACCGGCAGAAGCGCATCTACGACGCGACGCTGGCGTCGCTTGTGTCGGCGTCAATTGTGCTGTTCATCGTCGTATCCATTGTTAAGAACCCCGGTAGCACCGCCGAAACGCTGATGATTCGGTCCACATCGTGGACGGCAATATTGCTGCTGCACGTCATCCTCTGCATCGGCCCGCTGGCACGGCTCGATGCGCGGTTCTTGCCGTTGCTCTACAATCGCCGCCACCTGGGCGTGACAATGTTTTTCCTGGCGTTTGTCCACGCCGCGCTCGCCATATTTCAGTTCCATGCACTGGGCAAGGCGAACCCCGTCGTCAGCGTGTTCACCGCGTATCGCGCAGACTACGATCCGTTCAATGGACCGGCTGGCAGCCTCGCACAATTTCCGTTCGAGCCGTTCGGCGCGCTGGCGCTGGTCATACTGTTCTTGATGGCGGCGACCAGCCACGATTTCTGGCTGCGTAATCTCGGTGCGTCGTTCTGGAAACTCATGCACCTGCTTGTTTACGTTGCGTACGGGTCCTTGCTCGTTCACGTCGCGTACGGCGTGCTGCAAAGTGAACGTAGTCCCATCTATATCGGCGCAGCCGCGCTCGGCGCAGTCGTCGTACTCACGCTCCACCTCCTCGCGTATCGAAAGGAAGCAAAGACCGATCGCGCGAAAAGCGCTGCCGAACACGACGGCTATCGCTTTGCATACCGTGCGGAAAGTATTGCCGAAGGCCGCGGCAAAGTGGTGCGCGTCGGCGGCGAACGCATCGCGCTGTTCCGGCACCACGACCGCATCTTCGCGATGTCGAACGTCTGCCGCCATCAAGGCGGGCCGGTTGGCGAGGGCCGCATCATCGATGGCTGCGTTACGTGCCCCTGGCACGGTTGGCAATACAAACCGGAGGACGGATGCAGCCCTCCCCCATTCGCCGAAATCATCCCGACGTACAACGTGCGCGTGATCGACGGCGGCGCATATGTGCACCCAAATCCGAACCCAACGAAAACCGTGTGCGACGGCGCGGCGGCGAACGGCGCTTCGCCACCTGCCGAATCGAGCGACTTCTACATCGGCTACATCAAGAAAGCGCCGGCGGGACCGGCCCGGTTCGCGCGCGGTACGGTGGCCGCGATCGCATTCATCGTCCCTGTCGCAACCGTACTCATTGCCGCAGCGCAATCCTCAGTAGACCGCGGCCGGTACGAATTCGGCGTGGCCCGCACGTTCGAGGGGACGTTGATCGAGCACCCACTTCCGCTGCTTCGGATTGCGAGCGCTACCAACGACGCGCGTAGCTTTCCGTTGGCGGGGTCTGGTAAATCGGGTTTACCGGATTTCGCCCGGGGACTTGACGGCAAGCGCGTTCGGTTCGAGGGCAGCCTTATCGTGCGCGACGGGCTGGCCATGATCGAGATGAACGACCCGGATTCATTCAAGGTCCTGGGCGAGTCCGGCAGTCCTGTAAATACCAGTCGCGCTGCCGAATTGGGCCGTGTTAGACTGACTGGGGAACTGGTGGACACCAAGTGTTACTTCGGCGTTATGCGGCCGGCGACGGGCAAGGTACACCGCGCGTGCGCGGTGCGCTGCCTGGACGGCGGGGTGCCCCCGGGGTTGTTGCTGCGGTTGGAGGACGGATCGAGCCGGGTGGTCCTGCTGGCCGGTCTACAAGGACAATCGCTCGATTTTGACTCCCAATGGGCGGCGCTCACCGTCACGGCGGAAGGTCCGCTCGAACTGCACGACGGCGTCCCCGTACTGCGCACGCGCGCACTCGAATTGAAGAAGCAAGGCGCCAGTTCGGCGCCGCGCGAATGA
- a CDS encoding arginyltransferase, whose translation MKLQEIMTAGLVEMAYLGHGRCPCPYLPDREMRLLYLDGLWVEHIYDKLLDAGFRRSGTHVYRPDCKGCNECKVIRVPVESFCKSKEQRRIWNRGVRVFQSRVAPAEYSAEKLALQQRYLVHQHDQDLRELPDEDSYRRFLVDTCLGPRTREFQLWKDGRLVGLGVIDELPDALSTVNFFYDPSVSRYSPGTFSALAEIELARQWGKSYYYLGYYIADCGTMNYKSRFRPNQIKGCNDAWGAPHDE comes from the coding sequence ATGAAATTGCAGGAAATTATGACCGCCGGACTGGTCGAGATGGCGTACCTCGGCCACGGGCGCTGCCCTTGTCCGTACTTGCCGGACCGCGAGATGCGGCTGCTGTATCTCGACGGGTTGTGGGTCGAGCACATCTACGACAAGCTGCTCGACGCCGGGTTCCGGCGTAGCGGCACGCACGTCTACAGGCCTGACTGCAAGGGCTGCAACGAGTGCAAAGTCATTCGCGTGCCGGTCGAGTCGTTCTGCAAGTCGAAAGAGCAACGCCGCATCTGGAACCGCGGGGTCAGGGTGTTTCAGTCGCGCGTCGCACCCGCGGAGTACTCCGCCGAAAAACTTGCGCTGCAACAGCGCTACCTCGTCCACCAGCACGACCAGGATTTGCGCGAGTTGCCCGATGAAGATTCCTACCGGCGGTTTCTGGTCGATACGTGCCTTGGCCCGCGTACGCGTGAATTTCAATTGTGGAAGGACGGACGACTGGTCGGCCTTGGTGTAATCGACGAACTGCCCGATGCGCTTTCGACAGTGAACTTTTTCTACGACCCGTCCGTTTCGCGGTACAGCCCCGGCACGTTTTCCGCGCTGGCGGAAATTGAACTCGCGCGCCAATGGGGGAAATCGTACTACTACCTCGGTTACTACATCGCCGACTGCGGCACGATGAACTACAAGTCGCGTTTCCGTCCGAACCAGATTAAGGGCTGTAACGATGCGTGGGGCGCTCCGCACGACGAGTGA
- a CDS encoding peptidase U34, with translation MCDTIAIVRKDGVYFAKNSDRDPNEAQYLEWNPRQRHESGAKVTCTWIQIPQVEETYATLLSRPFWIWGAEMGTNEHGVCIGNETVFTKTRNESKPGLIGMDLLRLALERADTAEKACEVIVALLEQYGQGGGAGHEKRDFAYQNSFMVADTKSAYVLETAGRLHAIEKVEGTRTISNGLTIPGFAEKHSDYLYTRVSGCRTRQGRTHLLSQKTRGPQHLFAALRDHGARYSQPEYRWINGAMASPCMHGGGVLASSQTTASWVTEMTKERGIVHWVTATAAPCTSLFKPVRLEEPLDLGRPTDKADDSLWWRHEAFHRTVIANPTAYRDIFVPERNALEADWIENPPDPKDAFAKHDELLTQWVDKAESIHAPDIRPSYVQRYWLKRSLRAELLSLANPR, from the coding sequence ATGTGTGACACGATTGCGATAGTCCGCAAGGACGGCGTGTATTTTGCGAAGAATTCCGACCGCGATCCGAACGAGGCGCAGTACCTCGAGTGGAACCCTCGGCAACGCCACGAGAGTGGGGCGAAGGTCACCTGCACGTGGATCCAGATTCCGCAAGTCGAGGAAACGTACGCCACGCTCCTCAGCCGTCCGTTTTGGATTTGGGGCGCGGAAATGGGCACGAACGAACACGGCGTGTGCATCGGCAACGAGACCGTGTTCACCAAGACCAGGAACGAATCCAAACCCGGCCTAATTGGCATGGACCTGTTGCGGCTCGCGCTCGAGCGCGCGGACACCGCGGAGAAGGCGTGTGAAGTGATCGTGGCGCTGCTCGAACAATACGGCCAAGGCGGCGGCGCCGGCCACGAGAAACGCGACTTCGCGTACCAGAACAGTTTCATGGTCGCCGATACCAAATCGGCGTATGTGCTCGAAACGGCGGGACGTCTTCACGCGATCGAGAAGGTCGAAGGCACACGCACCATATCGAACGGCCTCACCATTCCCGGTTTCGCGGAAAAACATTCCGACTATTTGTACACGCGCGTCTCCGGGTGTCGCACGCGGCAGGGCCGCACGCACTTGCTGTCGCAAAAGACGCGCGGGCCCCAGCACCTGTTCGCCGCGCTGCGCGATCACGGCGCGCGCTATTCGCAACCGGAGTACCGCTGGATCAATGGTGCTATGGCTTCCCCTTGCATGCACGGCGGCGGCGTCCTCGCTTCATCGCAAACGACGGCGTCGTGGGTCACGGAGATGACAAAGGAGCGCGGTATCGTTCATTGGGTAACCGCGACCGCCGCCCCATGTACGAGCCTATTCAAGCCGGTGCGATTGGAGGAGCCGCTCGATCTTGGCAGGCCTACTGACAAAGCGGACGATTCGCTCTGGTGGCGGCACGAAGCGTTCCATCGCACGGTGATTGCCAATCCCACCGCTTACCGCGACATATTCGTCCCCGAACGCAACGCACTCGAAGCGGATTGGATCGAGAATCCACCTGACCCGAAGGACGCCTTCGCAAAGCATGATGAGTTGCTCACACAATGGGTGGATAAGGCCGAATCGATTCACGCTCCGGACATTCGCCCCTCCTACGTGCAGCGCTACTGGCTCAAGCGATCGCTGCGCGCGGAACTCCTCTCTTTGGCGAATCCACGTTAG
- a CDS encoding DUF2283 domain-containing protein: MKIKYFADTDTLLVDFNSREVVETRDLNENVLVDLDKDGFVVSMTVEHAKQQTDLNEFSYQLSAE, translated from the coding sequence ATGAAGATTAAGTACTTCGCGGACACGGATACGTTGCTTGTCGACTTCAATAGCCGAGAAGTCGTCGAGACCCGCGATCTGAACGAGAATGTCCTCGTAGACCTCGATAAAGATGGGTTCGTAGTGAGCATGACTGTCGAGCACGCAAAGCAACAGACCGATCTGAACGAATTCTCTTACCAGCTTAGCGCCGAATAA